The Nocardioides sp. S-1144 genome includes a region encoding these proteins:
- the lysA gene encoding diaminopimelate decarboxylase has product MSTTHEAGWAHAPGALRGPAWLEPPADPNALVPSLWSSTAHKRDGDLVVGGVAVADLVAEHNTPAYVLDEDDFRARARAFRDGFADYDVYYAAKAFLCTAVAGWVAEEGLHLDVCSDGELTVALRAGVDPSRIGYHGNNKSHPELRRAVAAGVGRIVVDSFAEIERLAQVSADLGTTQAVMVRVTAGVEAHTHEYIATAHEDQKFGFSITSGDALEAVRRVLAAPGLDLRGLHSHIGSQIFDSSGFEVAARRVLRLHAQVADPEAGPGVTMPEMDLGGGFGIAYTTQDDPTEPAQLAAEMTSIVAHECRALGLEAPRLSIEPGRAIVGPSMCTVYTVGTVKAVALDGGAVRTYVSVDGGMSDNIRTALYDADYSCTIAARASSAPPVLARVVGKHCEAGDIVVRDEFLPGDVAPGDLLAVPATGAYCRSMASNYNHALRPPVIAVRDGAARTLLRRETVDDLLATDVGV; this is encoded by the coding sequence ATGAGCACGACCCACGAAGCAGGGTGGGCGCACGCGCCCGGAGCACTGCGCGGTCCCGCCTGGCTGGAGCCGCCCGCCGACCCCAACGCGCTGGTGCCGTCGCTGTGGAGCAGCACCGCCCACAAGCGCGACGGCGACCTGGTCGTCGGCGGCGTCGCGGTCGCCGACCTCGTCGCCGAGCACAACACGCCGGCCTACGTCCTCGACGAGGACGACTTCCGGGCCCGGGCCCGTGCGTTCCGGGACGGGTTCGCCGACTACGACGTCTACTACGCCGCCAAGGCGTTCCTGTGCACCGCGGTGGCCGGCTGGGTCGCCGAGGAGGGCCTGCACCTCGACGTGTGCTCCGACGGCGAGCTGACCGTCGCGCTGCGCGCCGGGGTCGACCCGTCGCGGATCGGCTACCACGGCAACAACAAGTCGCACCCCGAGCTGCGCCGTGCGGTCGCCGCCGGCGTCGGCCGGATCGTCGTCGACTCCTTCGCCGAGATCGAGCGCCTCGCGCAGGTCAGCGCCGACCTCGGCACCACCCAGGCCGTGATGGTCCGCGTGACCGCCGGGGTCGAGGCGCACACCCACGAGTACATCGCCACGGCCCACGAGGACCAGAAGTTCGGGTTCTCGATCACCAGCGGCGACGCCCTCGAGGCCGTGCGCCGGGTGCTGGCCGCCCCGGGGCTGGACCTGCGCGGGCTGCACTCCCACATCGGGAGCCAGATCTTCGACTCCTCCGGCTTCGAGGTCGCCGCGCGCCGCGTGCTGCGCCTGCACGCCCAGGTCGCCGACCCCGAGGCCGGGCCGGGCGTCACCATGCCCGAGATGGACCTCGGCGGCGGCTTCGGCATCGCCTACACCACCCAGGACGACCCCACCGAGCCCGCCCAGCTGGCCGCCGAGATGACCTCGATCGTCGCCCACGAGTGCCGCGCGCTCGGGCTCGAGGCGCCGCGGCTCTCGATCGAGCCCGGCCGCGCGATCGTCGGCCCGTCGATGTGCACCGTCTACACCGTCGGCACCGTCAAGGCCGTCGCCCTCGACGGCGGCGCCGTGCGCACCTACGTCTCGGTCGACGGCGGGATGAGCGACAACATCCGCACCGCCCTGTACGACGCCGACTACTCCTGCACCATCGCGGCGCGCGCCTCGAGCGCGCCGCCGGTGCTGGCCCGCGTGGTCGGCAAGCACTGCGAGGCCGGTGACATCGTCGTCCGCGACGAGTTCCTCCCCGGCGACGTCGCCCCCGGCGACCTCCTGGCGGTCCCGGCCACCGGGGCCTACTGCCGCTCGATGGCCTCCAACTACAACCACGCCCTGCGCCCGCCCGTGATCGCGGTGCGGGACGGGGCCGCGCGGACCCTCCTGAGGCGCGAGACTGTGGACGACTTGCTGGCGACGGACGTGGGTGTGTGA
- a CDS encoding homoserine dehydrogenase — MGDRPLKVAILGCGVVGSQVVRLLEEQADDLAARVGRPVELAGVAVRRIDAPRDVELPAGLLTTDAEALVARDDVDLVVEVIGGIEPARTLILSALEHGASVVTANKALLAEDGPTLFEAAEKAGRDLYYEAAVAGAIPILRPLRESLAGDRVTRVLGIVNGTTNFILDKMDTSGAGFAEALEEAQDLGYAEADPTADVEGFDAAAKAAILASLAFHSRVTAADVHREGISDVTAADIASAREMGCVVKLLAICELRPGTDGPGGGDETVAVRVHPAMIPRSHPLASVREAYNAVFVESDAAGQLMFYGPGAGGAPTASAVMGDLVTVARNLVAGTRGVGESAYADRAVLPMGETRTRYHVGIDVDDRAGVLAAIAQAFAEHDVSIQTMRQDGRGDDAQLVLVSHGATDAQLSATVEHLRGMDIVRDVTSVMRVEGADDQ; from the coding sequence ATGGGCGACAGGCCGCTGAAGGTGGCGATCCTCGGGTGCGGTGTCGTGGGCTCGCAGGTGGTGCGGCTGCTCGAGGAGCAGGCCGACGACCTGGCCGCCCGGGTGGGTCGACCGGTCGAGCTGGCTGGGGTGGCCGTGCGCCGCATCGACGCACCCCGTGACGTCGAGCTGCCCGCGGGGCTGCTGACCACCGACGCCGAGGCGCTGGTCGCGCGCGACGACGTCGACCTGGTGGTCGAGGTGATCGGCGGCATCGAGCCGGCCCGCACCCTCATCCTCTCCGCGCTCGAGCACGGCGCCAGCGTCGTCACCGCCAACAAGGCGCTGCTGGCCGAGGACGGCCCGACCCTGTTCGAGGCCGCCGAGAAGGCCGGGCGCGACCTCTACTACGAGGCCGCCGTGGCCGGCGCGATCCCGATCCTGCGCCCGCTGCGCGAGTCGCTCGCCGGCGACCGGGTGACCCGGGTGCTCGGCATCGTCAACGGCACCACCAACTTCATCCTCGACAAGATGGACACCTCGGGGGCCGGCTTCGCCGAGGCGCTCGAGGAGGCCCAGGACCTCGGGTACGCCGAGGCCGACCCGACCGCCGACGTCGAGGGCTTCGACGCCGCCGCGAAGGCCGCCATCCTCGCCTCGCTCGCCTTCCACTCCCGGGTGACCGCGGCCGACGTGCACCGCGAGGGCATCAGCGACGTCACCGCCGCCGACATCGCCTCGGCGCGCGAGATGGGCTGCGTCGTCAAGCTGCTCGCGATCTGCGAGCTCCGGCCCGGCACCGACGGCCCCGGCGGCGGCGACGAGACCGTCGCGGTCCGCGTCCACCCCGCGATGATCCCGCGCAGCCACCCGCTGGCCAGCGTCCGCGAGGCCTACAACGCCGTGTTCGTCGAGTCCGACGCCGCCGGCCAGCTGATGTTCTACGGGCCCGGGGCCGGCGGCGCGCCGACCGCGAGCGCCGTCATGGGCGACCTCGTCACCGTGGCGCGCAACCTGGTCGCCGGCACCCGCGGCGTCGGCGAGTCGGCCTACGCCGACCGGGCCGTGCTGCCGATGGGGGAGACCCGCACCCGCTACCACGTCGGCATCGACGTCGACGACCGCGCCGGCGTCCTGGCCGCCATCGCGCAGGCCTTCGCCGAGCACGACGTGTCGATCCAGACCATGCGCCAGGACGGCCGCGGCGACGACGCCCAGCTCGTGCTGGTCTCGCACGGCGCGACCGACGCCCAGCTCAGCGCCACCGTGGAGCACCTGCGGGGCATGGACATCGTCCGCGACGTCACCTCGGTGATGCGCGTCGAAGGAGCCGACGACCAGTGA
- the thrC gene encoding threonine synthase, which translates to MSTRTHQWRGVVEEYRDLLDIPADTPAVTLREGGTPLVHSEWLSGLTGATVHLKVEGNNPTGSFKDRGMTAAISVAKAGGAEAVVCASTGNTSASMAAYAAKAGLKPLVLVPEGKIAAGKMAQAIVHGAQVIMVRGNFDDCLAMARGLAAEYPVALVNSVNPVRLEGQKTAAFEIVDFLGDAPDYHLLPVGNAGNISAYWLGYTQYAELGLASRRPVMRGFQAAGAAPLVTGEPFPDPETKATAIRIGNPASWHLAEQAAKESEGRFASVTDEQILAAQRELASRDGVFVEPASAAGIAGMLQELAHGDTYAGSTVVVTVTGHGLKDTATALEGVGALVDTVVDADVTAAAAAAGLA; encoded by the coding sequence GTGAGCACCCGAACCCACCAGTGGCGCGGCGTCGTCGAGGAGTACCGCGACCTCCTCGACATCCCGGCCGACACCCCGGCGGTCACCCTGCGCGAGGGCGGCACCCCGCTGGTGCACTCCGAGTGGCTCTCGGGGCTCACGGGCGCCACGGTGCACCTCAAGGTCGAGGGCAACAACCCGACCGGCTCGTTCAAGGACCGCGGGATGACCGCGGCGATCTCGGTCGCCAAGGCAGGAGGTGCCGAGGCCGTCGTCTGCGCCTCCACCGGCAACACCTCCGCCTCGATGGCCGCCTACGCCGCCAAGGCCGGCCTCAAGCCGCTCGTGCTGGTGCCGGAGGGCAAGATCGCGGCCGGCAAGATGGCCCAGGCGATCGTGCACGGCGCCCAGGTGATCATGGTGCGCGGCAACTTCGACGACTGCCTCGCGATGGCCCGCGGCCTGGCCGCCGAGTACCCGGTGGCGCTGGTCAACTCGGTCAACCCGGTGCGCCTCGAGGGTCAGAAGACCGCCGCGTTCGAGATCGTCGACTTCCTCGGCGACGCCCCCGACTACCACCTGCTGCCGGTCGGCAACGCCGGCAACATCTCCGCCTACTGGCTCGGCTACACCCAGTACGCCGAGCTCGGTCTCGCGTCGCGTCGTCCGGTGATGCGCGGCTTCCAGGCCGCCGGCGCCGCGCCGCTGGTCACCGGCGAGCCGTTCCCCGACCCGGAGACCAAGGCCACCGCGATCCGGATCGGCAACCCGGCGTCCTGGCACCTCGCCGAGCAGGCCGCGAAGGAGTCGGAGGGCCGCTTCGCCTCCGTCACCGACGAGCAGATCCTCGCCGCCCAGCGCGAGCTGGCCTCGCGCGACGGCGTCTTCGTCGAGCCGGCCTCGGCCGCCGGCATCGCCGGCATGCTGCAGGAGCTCGCCCACGGCGACACCTACGCCGGCAGCACCGTGGTGGTCACCGTGACCGGTCACGGGCTCAAGGACACCGCGACGGCGCTCGAGGGGGTCGGTGCGCTCGTCGACACCGTCGTCGACGCCGACGTGACGGCGGCCGCGGCGGCCGCCGGCCTCGCGTGA
- the thrB gene encoding homoserine kinase — translation MSGSLRPLRFVDGPVRVSVPATSANLGPGFDALGLALDLRDRLEAEVLPEGRAGVEITVEGEGESSVPLDETHLVVRAMHAAFDLLGARPAGLRLHCRNVVPHARGLGSSSAAIVGGVVLARALVVDGVALLDDDAVFALVARIEGHPDNVAPALFGGLTISGRDDDFWSASAPVDPRVGVVVLVPPTGLSTELARGLLPDRVPHGDAAANGARTALVVAALAGQPRWLATATRDYLHQDYREPAMPHSLALVRALRADGVAAVVSGAGPTVLAFTLDGPDGEDTRSLLARCPEGWAGRHLAVSTDGAVVG, via the coding sequence GTGAGCGGGTCCCTCCGGCCCCTGCGCTTCGTCGACGGCCCCGTGCGGGTCTCGGTGCCGGCGACCTCGGCCAACCTCGGGCCCGGCTTCGACGCGCTCGGCCTGGCCCTCGACCTGCGGGACCGGCTCGAGGCCGAGGTGCTGCCCGAGGGCCGCGCCGGGGTGGAGATCACCGTCGAGGGCGAGGGGGAGTCCTCGGTCCCGCTCGACGAGACCCACCTCGTCGTCCGCGCGATGCACGCGGCGTTCGACCTGCTCGGCGCCCGGCCGGCCGGGCTCCGGCTGCACTGCCGCAACGTCGTCCCGCACGCCCGCGGACTGGGGTCGTCGTCGGCGGCGATCGTCGGCGGCGTGGTCCTGGCCCGGGCACTCGTGGTCGACGGGGTCGCCCTCCTCGACGACGACGCGGTCTTCGCCCTGGTCGCCCGGATCGAGGGTCACCCCGACAATGTCGCCCCGGCCCTGTTCGGGGGCCTGACGATCTCCGGGCGCGACGACGACTTCTGGAGCGCCTCGGCGCCCGTCGACCCCCGGGTCGGCGTCGTCGTCCTCGTGCCGCCCACCGGGCTCTCGACCGAGCTGGCCCGCGGCCTGCTCCCGGACCGGGTCCCGCACGGCGACGCCGCCGCCAACGGTGCCCGGACGGCCCTGGTGGTCGCCGCGCTCGCCGGGCAGCCGCGGTGGCTGGCGACGGCGACCCGCGACTACCTGCACCAGGACTACCGGGAGCCGGCGATGCCCCACTCGCTGGCGCTGGTCCGTGCGCTGCGCGCCGACGGCGTCGCCGCGGTCGTCTCCGGCGCCGGACCGACGGTGCTGGCCTTCACGCTCGACGGCCCGGACGGCGAGGACACCCGGTCCCTGCTCGCCCGGTGTCCCGAGGGTTGGGCCGGTCGCCACCTCGCCGTCTCGACCGACGGCGCCGTCGTCGGATGA
- the rho gene encoding transcription termination factor Rho, which yields MLLADLKSMAGGMGIAGAGSMKKAQLIDAIKGAQASAVPGGSGGSGDGGAAPAAARRRKPAAQAEAQAELPVTPSEETAAPARERQPRRRREQDPAAGAASTEPQRPGSAPAEAQPAEQRQPEQDQAGSRRSERQAERQADREADRQDDRPDDRQSDRQGEKKQGKQNQVEKPEQKPAQKSEPRPDQQSDQGDGDGDGEGRTGRNRRRRGRDRNRVAGDAGGQGGGQGGQGGAPASQGPKQNAGNQGNQGNQGKDGGGQGGGHRHEPDTTILEDDVVVPAAGILDVLDNYAFVRTSGYLPGADDVYLSLSMVRKFGLRRGDAIVGQVRQPREGERREKFNPMVRIDSVNGHDPEQSRSRADFDRLTALYPSERLRLETESANLVGRVVDVVAPIGKGQRGLVVAPARSGRTTVLQSIAQSVSVNNPECHLMVVLVDERPEEVTDYERSVKGEVISSTFDRPAGDHTVVAELAIERAKRLVELGHDVVVLLDGLTRLARAYHHSTPASGRLLAGGVDAAALHPTKKFFGAARNIENGGSLTIIATAVVESGSVMDEVIFEEFAGTGNMELRLRRDLADKRVFPAIDPVQSGTRREELLMSEEELAIVWKLRRVLSNLDGQQALELLLERLRRAGTNIEFLMNVQKATPKNGQAAI from the coding sequence ATGCTGCTCGCCGACCTCAAGTCGATGGCGGGCGGGATGGGCATCGCCGGCGCCGGCTCGATGAAGAAGGCGCAGCTGATCGACGCCATCAAGGGCGCCCAGGCCTCGGCCGTGCCCGGTGGGTCCGGTGGGTCCGGCGACGGGGGAGCGGCACCCGCCGCCGCCCGGCGCCGCAAGCCGGCCGCGCAGGCGGAGGCCCAGGCCGAGCTCCCGGTGACCCCGTCGGAGGAGACCGCCGCGCCCGCCCGGGAGCGGCAGCCGCGGCGCCGCCGCGAGCAGGACCCGGCCGCCGGGGCGGCGTCGACGGAGCCGCAGCGACCCGGTTCGGCGCCCGCCGAGGCCCAGCCGGCCGAGCAGCGGCAGCCCGAGCAGGACCAGGCCGGGTCGAGGCGGTCCGAGCGCCAGGCCGAGCGCCAGGCCGACCGCGAGGCCGACCGCCAGGACGACCGCCCGGACGACCGTCAGTCGGACCGGCAGGGCGAGAAGAAGCAGGGCAAGCAGAACCAGGTCGAGAAGCCGGAGCAGAAGCCGGCCCAGAAGAGCGAGCCGAGGCCCGACCAGCAGTCCGACCAGGGCGACGGCGACGGCGACGGCGAGGGCCGCACCGGCCGCAACCGGCGTCGTCGCGGCCGTGACCGCAACCGCGTCGCCGGCGACGCGGGCGGCCAGGGCGGTGGCCAGGGCGGCCAGGGTGGAGCACCCGCGAGCCAGGGCCCGAAGCAGAACGCCGGCAACCAGGGCAACCAGGGCAACCAGGGCAAGGACGGCGGCGGCCAGGGCGGCGGGCACCGGCACGAGCCGGACACCACGATCCTCGAGGACGACGTCGTCGTCCCGGCGGCCGGCATCCTCGACGTCCTCGACAACTACGCCTTCGTCCGCACCAGCGGCTACCTGCCGGGCGCCGACGACGTCTACCTGTCGCTGTCGATGGTCCGGAAGTTCGGGCTGCGCCGCGGCGACGCGATCGTCGGCCAGGTGCGCCAGCCGCGCGAGGGCGAGCGCCGCGAGAAGTTCAACCCGATGGTGCGCATCGACAGCGTCAACGGCCACGACCCCGAGCAGTCGAGGTCGCGGGCCGACTTCGACCGGCTCACCGCGCTCTACCCGTCCGAGCGGCTGCGCCTCGAGACCGAGTCGGCCAACCTCGTCGGCCGGGTCGTCGACGTCGTGGCGCCGATCGGCAAGGGCCAGCGCGGCCTGGTCGTCGCGCCGGCGCGCTCGGGCCGCACGACGGTGCTGCAGTCGATCGCCCAGTCGGTCAGCGTCAACAACCCGGAGTGCCACCTGATGGTCGTCCTCGTCGACGAGCGGCCCGAGGAGGTCACCGACTACGAGCGCTCGGTCAAGGGCGAGGTGATCTCCTCGACCTTCGACCGCCCGGCCGGTGACCACACCGTCGTCGCCGAGCTCGCGATCGAGCGCGCCAAGCGCCTCGTCGAGCTCGGCCACGACGTCGTCGTCCTGCTCGACGGCCTGACCCGGCTGGCCCGTGCCTACCACCACTCCACCCCCGCGTCCGGGCGGCTGCTCGCCGGCGGCGTCGACGCCGCGGCGCTGCACCCGACGAAGAAGTTCTTCGGGGCGGCCCGCAACATCGAGAACGGCGGCTCGCTGACCATCATCGCCACCGCCGTCGTGGAGAGCGGCTCGGTGATGGACGAGGTGATCTTCGAGGAGTTCGCCGGCACCGGCAACATGGAGCTGCGGCTGCGCCGCGACCTCGCCGACAAGCGGGTCTTCCCGGCCATCGACCCCGTGCAGTCGGGCACCCGGCGCGAGGAGCTGCTGATGAGCGAGGAGGAGCTGGCGATCGTCTGGAAGCTGCGCCGGGTCCTGTCCAACCTCGACGGCCAGCAGGCGCTCGAGCTGCTGCTGGAGCGGCTGCGGCGGGCCGGCACCAACATCGAGTTCCTGATGAACGTGCAGAAGGCCACCCCGAAGAACGGGCAGGCGGCGATCTGA
- a CDS encoding response regulator transcription factor, whose amino-acid sequence MARIVVADDDVDIRELVEFKLSTMGHEIVAVGDGGAALAACRAQRPDLCVLDVMMPGVSGLDAIAMIRADPDLVGLPVILLTARAQEADVESGFDSGADDYITKPFSPRELASRVEALLSR is encoded by the coding sequence ATGGCACGGATCGTGGTCGCGGACGACGACGTCGACATCCGCGAGCTCGTGGAGTTCAAGCTCTCCACGATGGGGCACGAGATCGTGGCCGTCGGCGACGGCGGCGCCGCCCTCGCGGCCTGCCGCGCCCAGCGCCCCGACCTGTGCGTGCTCGACGTGATGATGCCCGGCGTCTCGGGCCTCGACGCGATCGCGATGATCCGCGCCGACCCCGACCTGGTCGGCCTGCCGGTGATCCTGCTGACCGCGCGCGCCCAGGAGGCCGACGTGGAGAGCGGCTTCGACTCCGGCGCCGACGACTACATCACCAAGCCGTTCAGCCCGCGCGAGCTGGCCTCGCGCGTCGAGGCGCTGCTGAGCCGCTGA
- the rpmE gene encoding 50S ribosomal protein L31, with amino-acid sequence MKKDTHPDYVATQVTCTCGASFETRSTVASGTIRSDVCSQCHPFYTGKQKILDTGGRVARFQARYAKKAADSSK; translated from the coding sequence ATGAAGAAGGACACGCACCCCGACTACGTCGCCACGCAGGTCACCTGCACGTGCGGCGCGTCGTTCGAGACCCGCAGCACTGTCGCGTCGGGCACCATCCGCTCCGACGTCTGCTCGCAGTGCCACCCGTTCTACACCGGCAAGCAGAAGATCCTCGACACCGGCGGCCGCGTCGCCCGGTTCCAGGCCCGCTACGCCAAGAAGGCCGCTGACTCCTCGAAGTAG
- the prfA gene encoding peptide chain release factor 1, translating to MFEAVEGLVDEHREIEGRLGEPETHADARLAKRLNRRYAELNAVIGAWRDWTALGEDLEAARELAGEDPAFAEEADDIARRLPVAEERLRRLLVPRDPADANDTLLEVKSGEGGEESALFAGDLLRMYTRYAERRGWSVEVLDATESDLGGYKSVTVAVKAKGTPEPGGAPFGLLKYEGGVHRVQRVPVTESQGRVHTSAAGVLVLPEAEQVDVQVDDNDLRIDVYRSSGPGGQSVNTTDSAVRITHVPTGIVASCQNEKSQLQNKDQAMRILRARLLAAAQEEADAEASEARRSQVRTVDRSERIRTYNYPENRISDHRTGYKAYNLDAVLDGDLQPVVDSCVEADLAARLDALEQ from the coding sequence ATGTTCGAAGCAGTCGAGGGGCTCGTCGACGAGCACCGCGAGATCGAGGGTCGGCTCGGCGAGCCCGAGACCCACGCCGACGCCCGCCTGGCCAAGCGGCTGAACCGCCGCTACGCCGAGCTGAACGCCGTCATCGGCGCCTGGCGCGACTGGACCGCGCTGGGCGAGGACCTCGAGGCCGCCCGCGAGCTGGCGGGGGAGGACCCGGCCTTCGCCGAGGAGGCCGACGACATCGCGCGCCGCCTGCCGGTCGCCGAGGAGCGGCTGCGGCGCCTGCTGGTGCCGCGCGACCCCGCCGACGCCAACGACACGCTGCTCGAGGTGAAGTCCGGCGAGGGCGGGGAGGAGTCGGCGCTGTTCGCCGGCGACCTGCTCCGCATGTACACCCGGTACGCCGAGCGCCGCGGCTGGTCGGTCGAGGTGCTCGACGCGACCGAGTCCGACCTCGGCGGCTACAAGTCCGTGACCGTCGCGGTCAAGGCCAAGGGCACGCCCGAGCCGGGCGGGGCGCCGTTCGGCCTGCTCAAGTACGAGGGCGGGGTGCACCGCGTCCAGCGCGTCCCCGTCACCGAGTCGCAGGGGCGGGTGCACACCAGCGCCGCCGGCGTCCTGGTGCTGCCGGAGGCCGAGCAGGTCGACGTCCAGGTCGACGACAACGACCTGCGCATCGACGTCTACCGCAGCAGCGGGCCGGGCGGGCAGAGCGTCAACACCACCGACTCTGCCGTCCGGATCACCCACGTGCCGACCGGCATCGTCGCGAGCTGCCAGAACGAGAAGAGCCAGCTGCAGAACAAGGATCAGGCGATGCGGATCCTGCGGGCCCGGCTGCTGGCCGCCGCCCAGGAGGAGGCCGACGCCGAGGCCAGCGAGGCCCGGCGCAGCCAGGTGCGCACCGTCGACCGCTCCGAGCGGATCCGCACCTACAACTACCCCGAGAACCGGATCTCCGACCACCGCACCGGCTACAAGGCCTACAACCTCGACGCCGTCCTCGACGGCGACCTGCAGCCGGTCGTCGACTCGTGCGTCGAGGCCGACCTGGCCGCGCGCCTCGACGCGCTCGAGCAGTGA
- the prmC gene encoding peptide chain release factor N(5)-glutamine methyltransferase has translation MTPAPRSARRDVLAGAVARLREGGVGSPEHDAAELLAHVLGTSRGALALVDDVAADDLAAYGDFVARRAAREPLQHLTGVAGFRHVELAVGPGVFVPRPETELLAGWAIEQARLVTGRRPVVVDLCTGSGAIARSVADEVPQAVVHAVELDEAALVWAARNLAGTGVDLRAGSMADAFDDLLGTVDVVVCNPPYIPLEAWESVAPEARDHDPHLALFSGDDGLDALRVLERRARVLLHPGGVVGAEHADAQGASAPAVFVDAGGWLDVRDHRDLADRPRFLTARLAG, from the coding sequence GTGACCCCGGCGCCGCGGAGCGCCCGTCGCGACGTGCTCGCCGGCGCCGTCGCGCGCCTGCGCGAGGGCGGCGTGGGCAGCCCGGAGCACGATGCCGCCGAGCTGCTGGCGCACGTGCTCGGCACCAGCCGGGGTGCGCTGGCCCTGGTCGACGACGTCGCCGCCGACGACCTGGCCGCGTACGGCGACTTCGTGGCCCGGCGCGCCGCGCGCGAGCCGCTGCAGCACCTCACCGGCGTGGCCGGGTTCCGCCACGTCGAGCTCGCCGTCGGTCCGGGGGTGTTCGTGCCGCGGCCCGAGACCGAGCTGCTGGCCGGCTGGGCGATCGAGCAGGCCCGGCTCGTGACCGGTCGGCGGCCCGTCGTCGTCGACCTGTGCACCGGCTCGGGCGCGATCGCCCGCTCGGTCGCCGACGAGGTGCCCCAGGCCGTCGTCCACGCCGTGGAGCTCGACGAGGCGGCCCTGGTGTGGGCGGCCCGCAACCTGGCCGGCACCGGGGTCGACCTGCGGGCCGGCTCGATGGCCGACGCCTTCGACGACCTGCTGGGCACCGTCGACGTCGTGGTGTGCAACCCGCCCTACATCCCGCTCGAGGCGTGGGAGTCGGTGGCGCCCGAGGCTCGCGACCACGACCCCCACCTCGCGCTCTTCTCCGGCGACGACGGTCTCGACGCGCTGCGCGTGCTGGAGCGGCGGGCGAGGGTCCTGCTGCACCCCGGCGGGGTCGTCGGCGCGGAGCACGCCGACGCCCAGGGCGCCTCCGCGCCGGCGGTGTTCGTCGACGCCGGCGGGTGGCTCGACGTCCGCGACCACCGCGACCTGGCCGACCGTCCGCGGTTCCTGACGGCGCGGCTGGCAGGATGA
- a CDS encoding L-threonylcarbamoyladenylate synthase: protein MRYPTKTDEERETAVEAATVAIQRGDLVVLPTDTVYGIAADAFDADAVADLLAAKGRGREMPPPVLVGNATTIDALARDVPAWVRALVEEFWPGPLTIVCHQQSSLMWDLGETRGTVAVRMPDHAITRAVLDRTGPLAVSSANVTGEPAATDADRAESMLGDSVAVVVDAGESPVGEASTIVDATRARGRVLRRGALSLARLNAVLEPLGTSLLDVGADETSAPSLGKSPDPTPDPTPDPTSDAGTDEG from the coding sequence GTGCGCTACCCCACGAAGACCGACGAGGAACGCGAGACGGCGGTCGAGGCCGCCACCGTCGCTATCCAGCGCGGCGACCTGGTGGTGCTCCCGACCGACACGGTCTACGGGATCGCCGCCGATGCCTTCGACGCCGACGCCGTCGCCGACCTGCTCGCCGCCAAGGGCCGGGGCCGCGAGATGCCGCCCCCGGTGCTGGTCGGCAACGCGACCACCATCGACGCGCTGGCCCGCGACGTCCCCGCGTGGGTCCGGGCCCTGGTCGAGGAGTTCTGGCCGGGGCCGCTCACCATCGTGTGCCACCAGCAGAGCTCGCTGATGTGGGACCTCGGGGAGACCCGCGGCACCGTCGCGGTGCGGATGCCCGACCACGCGATCACCCGCGCCGTCCTCGACCGCACCGGACCGCTCGCGGTCAGCTCGGCCAACGTCACCGGCGAGCCCGCGGCGACCGACGCCGACCGGGCCGAGTCGATGCTCGGCGACAGCGTCGCGGTCGTCGTCGACGCGGGGGAGTCACCGGTCGGGGAGGCCTCCACGATCGTCGACGCCACCAGGGCCCGCGGGCGCGTGCTGCGCCGGGGCGCACTGTCGCTCGCCCGGCTCAACGCCGTGCTCGAGCCGCTCGGCACGTCGCTGCTCGACGTCGGCGCCGACGAGACCTCCGCACCGTCGCTGGGGAAGAGCCCCGACCCGACCCCCGACCCGACTCCCGACCCGACCTCCGACGCGGGCACCGACGAGGGCTGA